The Streptomyces seoulensis genome contains a region encoding:
- a CDS encoding acetoacetate decarboxylase family protein, with amino-acid sequence MRADGHAPGRPAPGGQDADQRTTEELLRDGAREIADVAEGVRAVAERTADALLAPPRKRSARHPRTGLTARWALLRALTDPRGLGTPAGAARRRLTRLLGARRGGEPLAALMAVTALRLRIAAVLTGHPELARDPGMRRLTAALGTQGDREAVRALRTLFQDPGAQRALAALAPVLAELLTVRALLDAEPPDSPEPAPEPGHDQGAAEAVDLRDREKQTLATEGSLLGFLRNIDILAPEGRVLVQNVRGPDGVVRYVVQAPGTDSGRPRHGSPHDVVGAWREQLTADSPYTRALRPAIEDHGIPRGAELALIGHGEGGTALLNLARDAAFCRAYRLTHVIAVGSPAPAGRPADPRTWIGHITNEHDLVPAATTAAPHPERYEARYTGPTRAFPRSHLLREYMDHLRTVAPAARAHIDDALTPYRGPVVRSQAYQLKDPARPPEGHPFLTLPTASVPTTTGPVGVPVRYQDSAAAHLCFPVDTEAVRALLPDVPWMRPSGIGRHTLAVLSLYEHRCSTLGPYTEIALSVPVDDLWRPRPADLATDLLRRADLRRTGRYVLSSAVTSEEARVATREIWGQPAVRAAAEAHLTGPRLRLSAPGLGIAVLGRLGPGVRCPEPDWALYGRRGESTVRTAVRTSGRPRLHAGAGVRLRLDTAAAEPMAGHLRRLGIDTARPLFVVACPQFMVHRAAGAVLPR; translated from the coding sequence ATGCGAGCGGACGGCCACGCACCCGGACGGCCCGCGCCCGGCGGGCAGGACGCCGACCAGCGCACCACCGAGGAACTCCTGCGAGACGGCGCCCGCGAGATCGCCGACGTCGCCGAGGGCGTCCGCGCCGTCGCCGAACGCACCGCGGACGCCCTGCTCGCCCCACCCCGCAAGCGCTCCGCCCGACACCCCCGCACCGGACTCACCGCCCGCTGGGCACTGCTGCGGGCCCTGACGGACCCGCGCGGCCTGGGCACCCCGGCCGGAGCGGCCCGCAGAAGACTCACCAGGCTCCTCGGCGCCCGCCGGGGCGGTGAACCCCTGGCCGCGCTGATGGCCGTCACCGCGCTGCGGCTGCGCATCGCCGCCGTCCTGACCGGCCACCCCGAACTCGCCCGCGACCCCGGCATGCGCCGGCTCACGGCGGCCCTCGGCACCCAGGGCGACCGGGAGGCGGTACGCGCGCTGCGCACCCTCTTCCAGGACCCCGGCGCCCAGCGCGCCCTGGCCGCGCTCGCCCCCGTACTGGCCGAACTCCTCACCGTGCGGGCCCTGTTGGACGCCGAGCCGCCCGACAGCCCGGAACCGGCGCCGGAACCGGGGCACGACCAGGGCGCCGCCGAGGCCGTCGACCTCCGCGACCGGGAGAAGCAGACCCTCGCCACCGAGGGCTCGCTCCTCGGCTTCCTGCGCAACATCGACATCCTCGCCCCCGAGGGCCGCGTCCTCGTACAGAACGTGCGCGGCCCCGACGGTGTCGTCCGGTACGTCGTCCAGGCACCCGGCACCGACTCCGGCCGCCCCCGCCACGGCTCCCCGCACGATGTCGTCGGCGCCTGGCGCGAGCAGCTCACCGCCGACTCGCCCTACACCCGCGCGCTGCGCCCCGCCATCGAGGACCACGGCATCCCGCGCGGCGCCGAACTCGCCCTGATCGGGCACGGCGAAGGCGGCACCGCACTGCTCAACCTCGCGCGGGACGCCGCGTTCTGCCGCGCCTACCGGCTCACCCACGTCATCGCGGTCGGCTCCCCGGCCCCCGCAGGACGCCCCGCCGACCCCCGCACCTGGATCGGCCACATCACCAACGAGCACGACCTCGTCCCCGCCGCGACCACCGCCGCCCCGCATCCCGAACGGTACGAGGCCCGCTACACCGGACCCACCCGCGCCTTCCCGCGCTCACACCTATTGCGCGAGTACATGGACCATCTGCGCACCGTCGCCCCCGCGGCCCGCGCGCACATCGACGACGCCCTCACGCCGTACCGGGGCCCCGTCGTACGCAGCCAGGCGTACCAGCTCAAGGACCCGGCCCGGCCGCCCGAGGGCCACCCCTTCCTCACCCTCCCCACCGCCTCGGTCCCGACGACCACCGGTCCGGTCGGCGTGCCCGTGCGCTACCAGGACTCCGCCGCCGCCCACCTCTGCTTCCCGGTCGACACCGAGGCGGTGCGGGCCCTGCTGCCCGACGTGCCCTGGATGCGGCCCAGCGGGATCGGCCGGCACACCCTCGCCGTGCTCTCGCTGTACGAGCACCGCTGCTCCACCCTCGGCCCCTACACCGAGATCGCGCTGTCCGTGCCGGTGGACGACCTGTGGCGGCCCCGCCCGGCCGACCTCGCCACCGACCTGCTGCGCCGGGCCGACCTGCGCCGCACCGGCCGCTACGTCCTCTCCTCCGCCGTCACCAGCGAGGAGGCCCGCGTGGCGACACGCGAGATCTGGGGCCAGCCCGCCGTACGCGCCGCCGCCGAGGCCCATCTGACCGGCCCCCGGCTCCGGCTCAGCGCGCCGGGACTCGGCATCGCCGTCCTCGGCCGCCTCGGCCCCGGCGTGCGCTGCCCCGAGCCGGACTGGGCCCTGTACGGCCGACGCGGCGAGAGCACCGTCCGCACCGCCGTCCGCACCTCCGGGCGCCCCCGTCTGCACGCCGGGGCCGGGGTGCGGCTCAGGCTCGACACCGCCGCCGCCGAACCCATGGCCGGGCACCTGCGCAGGCTCGGCATCGACACCGCCCGGCCGCTGTTCGTCGTGGCCTGCCCCCAGTTCATGGTCCACCGTGCCGCGGGCGCCGTCCTGCCGCGCTGA